Proteins from a single region of Ziziphus jujuba cultivar Dongzao chromosome 1, ASM3175591v1:
- the LOC125419650 gene encoding stigma-specific STIG1-like protein 1 has protein sequence MKSQKLFLLLAILIMALSTIALSATPNADETFLNNDEDDNATTDEDSLETEDQRQTTLTPLRGISRLLASRNQMTCNKYPKVCRAKDSPGPDCCKKKCVDTSSDRVNCGKCGKKCKYAEICCKGKCVKPMTDEKHCGSCNNRCGKGNKCSYGMCNYA, from the coding sequence ATGAAATCCCAGAAGCTATTCCTTCTACTAGCCATACTCATTATGGCTTTGAGCACCATTGCTCTGTCTGCAACACCAAATGCTGATGAAACATTTCTCAATAACGACGAGGATGATAATGCCACAACTGATGAGGATTCCTTGGAGACCGAAGACCAACGACAGACAACATTGACTCCTCTTAGGGGGATTAGCCGCTTGCTTGCGTCACGAAATCAGATGACATGCAACAAATACCCGAAGGTGTGCCGCGCCAAGGACAGCCCCGGTCCAGATTGCTGCAAGAAGAAATGTGTTGACACATCGAGTGATAGAGTAAACTGCGGCAAATGTGGGAAGAAATGCAAGTACGCGGAGATATGCTGCAAAGGCAAGTGCGTGAAGCCAATGACTGATGAGAAACACTGTGGAAGTTGCAATAACAGGTGCGGCAAGGGGAACAAGTGCTCGTATGGGATGTGCAACTATGCATAG